One genomic region from Hyalangium ruber encodes:
- a CDS encoding TauD/TfdA family dioxygenase, with amino-acid sequence MTTSVAYRSPLVVPSPQMVPTPEGASGVTLDCRPYAAQIQQAIASRRPVSLADTERFLVEAEMLFHALPEPLRRAVIELKSGLSRYPFLILKGLPTEQSLPPTPLDSRRPRMERFMVGEWLSAAIAKALGEPFGLVQQNEGELIQHNSPVKLHETAQSGESSKTELLFHTDGSFLPLTPDYNVISCLRPDPAREAVTSFTSLEDLLAELSPKHRELLSQPRFLADGVEYDYDEVNERGNRTHHVPLLRGTAEQPYIFYDQDIHRAVDAEAAEALRALDAALEAKAIHVKLEAGDVALFDNRRCMHKRSPFHANYDGKDRWCLLTYVSSSALEATRERRAAGRRRVLDIPANL; translated from the coding sequence ATGACGACTTCTGTCGCATACCGCTCCCCTCTGGTTGTCCCCTCTCCTCAGATGGTCCCGACGCCCGAGGGCGCTTCCGGAGTTACCCTGGATTGCCGGCCTTACGCGGCGCAGATCCAGCAAGCGATCGCCTCGCGCCGGCCGGTGTCCCTGGCGGACACGGAGCGCTTCCTGGTGGAAGCGGAGATGCTGTTCCACGCGCTGCCGGAGCCCCTCCGCCGCGCCGTCATCGAGCTGAAGAGCGGGCTGAGCCGCTACCCGTTCCTGATCCTCAAGGGGCTGCCGACGGAGCAGTCCCTGCCGCCCACGCCACTGGACTCGCGGCGGCCGCGCATGGAGCGCTTCATGGTGGGTGAGTGGCTGTCGGCCGCCATCGCCAAGGCCCTGGGCGAGCCGTTCGGGCTGGTGCAGCAGAACGAGGGCGAGCTGATCCAGCACAACTCTCCCGTGAAACTGCACGAGACGGCGCAGTCGGGTGAGAGCTCGAAGACGGAGCTGCTCTTCCACACGGACGGCTCGTTCCTGCCGCTGACGCCGGACTACAACGTCATCTCCTGCCTGCGGCCGGATCCGGCGCGCGAGGCGGTGACGTCCTTCACGAGCCTGGAGGATCTGCTGGCCGAGCTGTCGCCGAAGCACCGCGAGCTGCTGTCGCAGCCGCGCTTCCTGGCCGACGGCGTGGAGTACGACTACGACGAGGTGAACGAGCGCGGCAACCGCACCCACCACGTGCCGCTGCTGCGTGGCACCGCGGAGCAGCCGTACATCTTCTATGACCAGGACATCCACCGGGCGGTCGACGCGGAGGCCGCCGAGGCCCTGCGCGCGCTGGACGCCGCGCTGGAGGCCAAGGCCATCCACGTGAAGCTGGAGGCCGGCGACGTGGCCCTGTTCGACAACCGCCGGTGCATGCACAAGCGCTCGCCCTTCCACGCCAACTACGATGGAAAGGACCGCTGGTGCCTGCTCACCTACGTGAGCAGCAGCGCGCTGGAGGCCACGCGCGAGCGCCGCGCGGCGGGCCGTCGCCGCGTCCTCGACATCCCGGCCAACCTCTGA
- a CDS encoding ATP-binding protein, producing MGYRPSPPTSPSSDTEAPKNELVGGQNQTGKQQDPQLEASVRLLRALTEAQLEFIQGSNARKLFDRLLEVLLDLTSSEYGFIGEVLYTDMGVPYLKTYAITNIAWTDELREQYHRLAPQGMEFRNLKTLFGTVLTTGEHVISNTPDEDTRAGGRPHGHPPLKAFLGLPFKSGKEMVGMVGIANRPEGYDTSVIEFLQPFLATCCSVILGWRSEQQRRHAEEMLLHREEELRRHRDHLEELVHIRTEKLLKATQELEKQQAQLILSEKLASVGQLAAGIAHEINNPLGYVMSNLSTLTQYVATFTRLLGLYRAFGTEVGPTLPPHQAEALGRICALWEQEGVGEIESDVKELLNDCQEGTQRVKDIIQSLKSFIREEAGEPRLVDVNKELMGTLKMMMWSDLKHRCEVRTEYGEIPAIVGYPTQISQVFTNLLSNAAQAIEDRGEIRISTQQEGNMVVVRITDSGVGMTPEVLAKLFTPFYTTKPPGKGTGLGLSISYGIISRHQGRIEVQSKLGSGTTFTLKLPVAPELAGTPASRGTPTAATGS from the coding sequence TTGGGCTACAGGCCTTCTCCCCCTACCTCTCCATCGTCCGACACCGAAGCGCCGAAGAACGAGCTCGTCGGAGGGCAGAACCAGACCGGGAAGCAGCAGGATCCCCAGCTCGAGGCCAGTGTCCGGCTGTTGCGCGCGCTCACCGAGGCGCAGCTCGAGTTCATCCAGGGCAGCAACGCGCGAAAGCTGTTCGATCGACTGCTCGAGGTGCTGCTCGATCTGACGAGCAGTGAGTACGGCTTCATCGGCGAGGTGCTCTACACCGACATGGGGGTGCCGTACCTCAAGACGTACGCCATCACCAACATCGCGTGGACCGATGAGCTGCGCGAGCAGTACCACCGGCTGGCCCCCCAGGGCATGGAGTTCCGCAACCTCAAGACGCTCTTCGGCACCGTGCTCACCACGGGCGAGCACGTCATCTCCAACACCCCGGACGAGGACACGCGCGCCGGCGGCAGGCCCCACGGCCACCCGCCGCTGAAGGCGTTCCTGGGGCTGCCCTTCAAGTCCGGCAAGGAGATGGTGGGCATGGTGGGCATCGCCAACCGCCCCGAGGGCTACGACACCAGCGTCATCGAGTTCCTCCAGCCCTTCCTGGCCACGTGCTGCAGCGTCATTCTCGGCTGGCGCAGCGAGCAGCAGCGCCGCCACGCGGAGGAGATGCTGCTGCACCGCGAGGAGGAGCTGCGGCGCCACCGCGACCACCTGGAGGAGCTGGTCCACATCCGCACCGAGAAGCTGCTCAAGGCCACCCAGGAGCTGGAGAAGCAGCAGGCCCAGCTCATCCTGTCCGAGAAGCTGGCCTCGGTGGGGCAGCTCGCCGCCGGCATCGCCCACGAGATCAACAACCCGCTGGGCTATGTCATGAGCAACCTGTCCACGCTCACCCAGTACGTGGCCACCTTCACGCGGCTGCTCGGCCTCTACCGCGCGTTCGGCACCGAGGTGGGGCCCACGCTGCCGCCCCATCAGGCCGAGGCGCTCGGCCGCATCTGCGCCCTGTGGGAGCAGGAGGGCGTGGGGGAAATCGAGAGCGACGTGAAGGAGCTGCTCAACGACTGTCAGGAGGGCACCCAGCGCGTCAAGGACATCATCCAGAGCCTCAAGTCCTTCATCCGCGAGGAGGCCGGCGAGCCGAGGCTGGTGGACGTGAACAAGGAGCTGATGGGCACGCTGAAGATGATGATGTGGAGCGACCTCAAGCACCGCTGTGAGGTGCGCACCGAGTATGGGGAGATCCCCGCCATCGTCGGCTACCCCACGCAGATCAGCCAGGTGTTCACCAACCTGCTCAGCAACGCCGCCCAGGCCATCGAGGACCGCGGGGAGATCCGCATCTCCACCCAGCAGGAGGGCAACATGGTGGTGGTGCGGATCACCGACTCGGGCGTGGGGATGACGCCCGAGGTGCTCGCCAAGCTCTTCACGCCGTTCTACACCACCAAACCTCCGGGCAAGGGCACGGGGCTGGGGCTGTCGATCAGCTACGGCATCATCTCCCGCCACCAGGGCCGCATCGAGGTGCAGAGCAAGCTGGGCAGCGGCACCACCTTCACCCTGAAGCTGCCGGTCGCGCCCGAGCTGGCGGGCACCCCCGCTTCCAGGGGCACCCCTACCGCGGCCACCGGGAGCTGA
- a CDS encoding GDSL-type esterase/lipase family protein, protein MSAVAISLFVAATAWVSVHPRRSEEHTPGAEHVTPMVASPPKDRREERLAATRAIVRALAPAASRRLPERTEREKELHQLATSLGAPGTRLENPCVEWAGPFCARTALEPLFSALDGLRAGTSSSRVTISAFGNSLIAADRIVDVVREDLVHLFGDGGRGLLLVDRIADYGPRTRSSQSATGWQVYTVGDVKPAPLPLGLTGVSHVSTTPKARARFELSGETQGAVYWVDQDAGPIELRIDGELVVTTTPSDTGGQQRTEVTIPPGAKALELIAHRKGTIVQGVALDRGGPGLVLDTLGVPAADASLFLQADEEMVTEQLRSRAPALVMMMLGGNEVKRLQWGRSTIEKVERDLHRFIQRVKTAAPGSACLLVGPLDAVLGPDASRPFQQRADLLEVLELERRIAQEEGCAFFDMFTAMGGTGSLQRMHARGLVHDDLVHPRGKGLDLLGELMAEALLRSWSDTPRTEQPYALAEAWATLVGGDLLPHEAHPWRSAPPVALLLPEAPQDPLSGGIHRVLSASRAWTPRSEEARWVVLGAEASQSPPRPIAVSGPADQRCVTFVSESSPARGGEPCLPVALPPLPPDLQDPLHRGVAAGAWLLAEIVRHDALSATRSPR, encoded by the coding sequence GTGAGCGCTGTCGCCATCAGCTTGTTCGTCGCCGCTACGGCCTGGGTATCCGTACACCCACGCCGCTCGGAGGAGCACACTCCGGGTGCGGAGCACGTCACGCCCATGGTGGCCTCGCCCCCGAAGGATCGCCGCGAGGAGCGACTCGCCGCGACGCGGGCGATCGTCCGGGCGCTGGCGCCCGCGGCCTCCCGCCGGCTGCCGGAGCGCACGGAGCGGGAGAAGGAGCTGCACCAGCTGGCCACGTCGCTGGGCGCTCCCGGCACGCGGCTGGAGAACCCGTGTGTCGAGTGGGCAGGCCCCTTCTGCGCTCGCACGGCGCTCGAGCCCCTGTTCTCCGCGCTGGACGGCCTGCGCGCGGGGACGAGCTCTTCGCGGGTGACGATCTCCGCGTTCGGAAACTCGCTGATCGCCGCGGACCGCATCGTCGACGTCGTCCGGGAGGATCTGGTCCACCTGTTCGGAGACGGAGGCCGCGGCCTGCTGCTCGTCGACCGGATCGCCGACTACGGCCCCCGCACGCGGTCGAGCCAATCGGCGACGGGCTGGCAGGTGTACACGGTGGGGGACGTCAAGCCGGCGCCCCTGCCGCTGGGGCTGACGGGGGTCTCCCATGTCTCCACCACGCCGAAGGCCCGCGCGCGCTTCGAGCTCTCAGGAGAGACCCAGGGCGCGGTGTACTGGGTGGACCAGGACGCGGGCCCGATCGAGCTGCGCATCGACGGCGAGCTCGTGGTGACGACCACCCCGTCTGACACGGGCGGCCAGCAGCGCACGGAGGTGACGATTCCCCCGGGCGCGAAGGCGCTGGAGCTCATCGCCCACCGGAAGGGAACCATCGTCCAGGGCGTCGCGCTGGACCGGGGTGGCCCGGGGCTCGTGCTGGATACCCTCGGCGTGCCCGCGGCGGACGCCAGCCTCTTCCTCCAGGCGGACGAGGAGATGGTCACCGAGCAGCTTCGCTCGCGGGCTCCTGCCCTGGTGATGATGATGCTCGGAGGCAACGAGGTGAAGCGGCTGCAGTGGGGACGCTCCACCATCGAGAAGGTGGAGCGCGATCTGCATCGCTTCATCCAGCGCGTGAAGACCGCGGCGCCAGGCTCGGCCTGTCTGCTGGTGGGGCCGCTGGACGCCGTGCTGGGGCCGGATGCATCGCGGCCGTTCCAGCAGCGGGCCGATCTGCTCGAGGTGCTCGAGCTCGAGCGGCGCATCGCCCAGGAGGAGGGGTGCGCGTTCTTCGACATGTTCACGGCCATGGGCGGCACGGGCTCCCTGCAGCGGATGCACGCCCGGGGGCTGGTGCATGACGACCTGGTACACCCGCGAGGCAAGGGCCTCGACCTGCTCGGGGAGCTGATGGCGGAGGCGCTCCTGCGCTCCTGGTCGGACACGCCGCGCACCGAGCAGCCCTACGCGCTGGCGGAGGCCTGGGCCACGCTCGTGGGAGGCGACCTGCTGCCCCATGAGGCCCACCCGTGGCGCTCAGCACCGCCCGTGGCGCTGCTGCTGCCCGAAGCACCGCAGGACCCGCTGTCGGGCGGCATCCACCGCGTGCTCTCGGCGTCCCGGGCCTGGACCCCGCGCTCCGAGGAGGCGCGATGGGTGGTGCTCGGTGCCGAGGCCTCCCAGAGCCCGCCGCGCCCCATTGCCGTGAGTGGCCCGGCGGATCAGCGGTGCGTGACGTTCGTCTCCGAGAGCAGCCCGGCGCGCGGCGGGGAGCCGTGCCTGCCGGTCGCGCTGCCGCCGCTGCCTCCCGACTTGCAGGATCCGCTGCACCGGGGCGTCGCGGCCGGTGCGTGGCTGCTGGCGGAGATCGTCCGGCATGACGCGCTCTCGGCGACCCGGAGCCCTCGGTGA